The genome window ATCGGAACTCTTcgcagagcttgaggaaattgtcgTTCACTTGAAATCGAAATTTGAGTTGaaagtgttggaagtatgcccacaaagccactcatttgatgtaacagcttttggaatacttattgtattaaacttttatatgtttaatgaagggcgaagcttattgttaatcactatttattgtatcatgtgtttaagcaataagagaatccaaggaatgtatttgatctaagagataagtgatttaagtaagttagattaacgagacccttctcttatgttcattcctaaaacgttcatagccataggattgccaattgggcattgacaatctgctaaggttagtatgtgttatgtcgactcaagcgtgagtatgactagtctcaaatcaattagtgttggacactaagacaaacacataggtgctcgaaagagtaatcgagtacattgaacaacgatcaaaagagagttcgaacatacatgtcatgtaagaactcaatagttgcaatatgcaaagtagtcctttgacctgaggcatcatagatgtctaatggttaggtccttgatctttgatcatgtcaaaggcattccattggagtgtccacgacattgttggggtcaagctatctagtcatgtaggcatatgaatgcgcaacaagggatctctaaccttccatggtggaaggagaatactctaagatatgattcgagagtctttggccaaagcatatgaatatgacttaggaagtttgttccaaatcatattcaattgaatcatatagagaagtatcacattggctagtagacatgaaacaaactatcacttaaacaatgtgattaagagtattgtattagagaaggaccgtattgcattgtagttgtaactggataggttctccaaccacttctacttagcttgggtaaccatgacatactgctaggtgtcactcatggtttgtggaagccctgaagattagcaaacactaatcaaagggagaattgaaatagtttcaattcacaatcgatcgttaagagtaacaatcgcccactacctcactaaatggaacctaatggatcgtacaccgagtaaggatgaaagtgaagaaattaaatgaaatggatatgcaattaaatggtttaattgaaaaatggtcaaggttaattaattagttaattaattatacgaaatgttcgtattgggcttttaagttggttttgggcttcggggcccaaaaatgttttggtccacaaggcccattatgtttaagttgtatgacaaccaATCCTCTGCCACCCCTTCACCATCACCCGTAAGCCCATCCCGAGGACGGCAATGCTAAGCAGCAGTTACAAGCTCTACCGCGACCTGAAATTCTTGCAACCAAGACACCGCACGCTGAGCCACCATAGCTAGAGACCCATGATTCCCCTTCCAAATCCTATAATTCCTCTCTTGCCACAAATGCCACACCATTACGCACATAAAATTAAAGTCcaaatggtgattttgaagtaaCAACATGAACCATTCTTTAACCGATCCATAGGGAACGGAATCAACTAGAAGACTACATGGGGTTGCAAACCATGTAGCTCTGGCAAATGAACAATCCTTAAGAACATGCACCACTATTTCTGGCTTTCCACTACATAAAACACATAATGAATCCGAACCAACCCTTCTCTTTGACAAATTCTCTTTTGTTGGGAGAATGTCTTGACAAGTCCGCCATATCATATTCCGTACCTTTGACGGGACTCTGGCCTGCCATATTGCCTTCCATAACGGAGTAAATGGATTACCACCAAGAGCTGAAGAAGAAGCACTCAAAGAAGATGGTTTAACATAATCCCAAGCAACCTCATAAGCACTTTTAACCGTGAATTGACCCCTATCAGTGTAATGCCATACCAACTTGTCCGGAGGTAGGCTATTGCTAATTGGTAGAGCACGAATATGCTCCCTATCCTTCTCTTCAAAATATGCACTCAATTTAGTGTCACACAACATTCTCCTTTCCTTATCAATCAATTCCTGCACCAACATATTCTCCATTGAGGGAGGCGGCTGGGTTATAGGATGAAAAGTCGATGGTTTAGGTACCCATCGATCCTTCCATACATATACAGACGCCCCATCACCAATCAACCATTTGGACCCCTTCTCCAAGGCAATTCTAGCTTTGAGTATGCTAGACTAACAATACGACGAAGAAGAGGGGACTGAAGCATCCCAAAATGACGAATGGGGGTGATATTTTGCTTTAAACAACCTTGCTGTCAAAGACTTGGGATCCTAGAGAATAAACCACCCTTGTTTCTCCAACACTGTTAGATTAAAGACATAAAGGTTCTGCAACCCCATACCCCCTTCCGGTTTAGCCAAACACAACTTATCCCACGACTTCCAATGAATTTTCCTTGAGTCAGGATCACTACCCCACCAAAATCGAGCCATGAGCTGATGTAGATCATCACAAAAAGTCTTTGGAATCAGAAAACAATTCATAGCATATGAAGGCAATGCCTGAGCCACCACCTCCACAAGAAACTCTCGTCCTGCTCCGCTTAAACACTTTCCTTTCCACCCACATAGCCTCTTATGAACTCTCTCCTTAATATAAGCAAAAGTTTGCCATTTGCTCCTACCCACAAACGTAAGCAAGCCCAAATATCTCTCATGCTGCTCCACTAATTGAACACCAAAAAAATGTGCCAACCCTTGCTGCTCACAGCCAGTCACGTTAGCAAAAAAAGCAATACTACTTTTACCCAAATTTATTTCTTGACCTGATGCTTGGCAGAACATATCCAGAATATGTTGAACCTCTGCACACTCTTCCAACTTCGCCTTACCAAACAAGAAACTATCATCGGCAAACAACAAATGATGAACACTAGGAGCACTATCACAAATCCTTATCCCACTAATCACTCTCCTCTATTCTTTATACGCAATAAGGGCTGACAAACCTTCaatacaaagaagaagaaaaatagggAGATAGAGGGTCACCTTGACGAAGATCATGAGATGGCACAACAAACCCACATTCTTCGCCATTAACCAAAAAGGAGTATGAAACCGATTTCACACACATCATCATGACAACCACCAATCTACTATCAAACCCCAACCTCAACATCATAGCTTCCAAAAAATTCCACTCCACCCTATCGTATGCCTTGCTCAGATCCAATTTGAGTGCAAAGGATCCCTTCCGTCCCCACCTTTTATTTTGAAGGAAATGACCTATTTCCGTTGCCACCAAAGTGTTATCAGAAATCACCTTTGCACCAATCTTATAGATTACCTTACATAGACAAATCGGGCGTAATTATGACATTTCTTGTGGGTGATTGATCTTAGGAATTAATACAACATGAGTGAAACAAGCCTCCCGTAGTAACCGTCCAGAGGTGAGAAAAGAGCGAATAGCATTCACCAAGTCATGCTTAACAACATGCCAAAACTTTTTAAAAAACAAAGGTGACATACCATCCGGACCTAGGGCTTTGGACGGATGCATTTGGAAAAGTGCAACACAAACCTCCTCTTCCGAGTAAGGCTTCAacaactttgcattcatttcgGGGGTAACCCGTTGGGAGCAAGACACCATCACCTCTTGTACCGCATTGTTAAGAACACCATGGGAGTgaacaatattttgaaaataccCTACAACCGTGCTTTGAATTCCAGCCCTGGAATCCTGCCACACTCCTTATGCATCCCTTAGCCCCTTAAtagtatttttttcatttacgATCGGACGCCCGCAAATGGAAAAACATTGTATTCCTATCCCCTCCCGCCTAAGAAGTGAATCAAGCTGACCCAATAACTCCCCCTTGTCGCATATAGCTCAGCCGAAGGTGGATGCTCAAACAATACACCCAACTTATCTCGCACTTTAGCAATCTCTGCCTTCGTAAAGCCGAACACCTCTTGTTGCCATGCTAACAAGACACATCGTGTGAAACAAATCTTCTCACACACATGGAAAAGTGGAACCCCCGACATTGATTTATTCCATGCCGAACTGATGATCGCTTCGTAGCTCTCATCCTTTAGCCACATCTCCTCGAATCTAAACCTCTTCTTCCCCCTCCTACTAGGTGATGCAGCCGAACATCGAATTTCCACCAAAAGAAGTAAATGGTCTGACTTAGGTTGATTTAGATGGCAAACCCGTGATGCAGGAAACAAATTCAACCATGGTTGAGAAGCAAAAACTCGGTCAAGGTGACATCTCACCTCAACTTCCCTATTATCCGTCCAAGTATGAGAATTTTCAACAAAACCCATATCAATCAATTCACCAGCATGAACCGCCTCCCGAAACAGTCCATCTGACTCTCCCTACACTAGTTACCCCCAACTGCTCATCCACACTTAGAATTTGTTTGAAATCCCCCAGACATATCCACGATAATGAACTTCGTTGCCCTAGATCAGCAAGTAAGGACCAAGAGTGCTGCCTATTTGCCATTACTGGATGTCCATAAAACCTCGTAAGACGACACCTGACCTCCAATAAATGACACTTCATATCAATATGATTTGCCGAAGATGAAATAACATCAATCTCCACCTCCTCCATCCATAACACCAACAAACCCCCCGACTTCCCATTACCCGAAACTGAAAAAGATTTGTCAAAGCCCAAGCTACGCTGTTTTTGTACCATTGCAACCTCACTACATTTTGTCTCACATAGGAAGACAACCAGGGGACGATGATGGTGGATAAGCTCCAACAAAGCCTGAACTGCACGAGAATCCCCCAATCCTTGACAGTTCCAACATAAAGTATTCATTGTGAATGGCTGGTGTGCTTACCAACACCACCCACTGATAGACTAGAATATACTTGCTTGAGAGAACCAGACTTCAAAGTTCTAGTAGTAGAGTTTAGACCCCACCTTCATTTCACCCCTATTGTCTTTGCATCACCTAACACCGAGCTAATAGGCAAACTCGGGTTTGACCTCACACCCCCTTGTCTATTCAGGCGTGCCCTCTTGCTGACTCTTATCCTTCTCCCACTACCCCTTCCTTGGCTAGACTTCCCATACTGAATTTTGGGTTAATGGTAATGAGGAACAACTCCCCCAACAATAAAGGAGTTTCTGAGTCTATGGGAACAACCTTTTTCCCCCCATCTTGCCATACCTCATTGCCACCCCCAACTCACCGTTCAAAATAGGCCCCCTCCTGACACCCTCCCCAAGCAAACTGATCCATGCCTGCTAACTAACCACCCACTGACTTCAAACCCTAAGACCTGCTCCATCACCGGCGAAGACATATCTCTCGGCTTCCTACGAATTGATCCCAACATGGGATAGCCTGCTTGCAGCCACCTACCATACGGTATACAAACTTCGTCCACATCTTCCCTATCAAACAAATGGCATTGGGTACACTTGTAATCTCGCAACCCATAGAGAAAACAGTAGGATGGAAGTCTTTCATACTACATAAACACCCCAACCATCCTTTCTCCCTCCGAAATCAGGAGTCTCAATTGCACCCCATGGCAAAGAGGTTTAAACACATCTATCGCCACCCTAATTCCCATATATTCCCTAAAACAGAAATCATTCACGCATTccacttgcacaatcatcccaagGGCTACACCGATAATCTCTCCCATCTCTCTGGTCATGAATGGCGGTGGGAGACCATGGATACGTGCCCAAAAACACTGCTCCCGCAGTGGAACATCCATAGAAACTTGCAACCCTTTAACTTTAGCCAACATCAATAGAGATTTCCCAAAAAACCAAGGGCTACCCTTTAACACCAAACACAATTCTACTTCCGAATCAAAACTAAAAAGTATTCGATTATCCCCTATCGCCTTTGCCTACACATTCACCTTCAAGCCTTATAGATCCTTAATAACCCCCATTACAATGTTAGGCTGAGGATTTTTCTGGGTGAGAACCTTGCCAACCAAGAAAAACTTCGAAACCCTAAGTCTCTTCGTTACTGTATCACTAATCATAACTTCCAAATTCTCTGACTCCGACAACTTCAAGTCCGAGTTAAAGAGCCGAAGAAACCTCTCTATCTTTAAATAGAAACAAGGACGAACTGTTGTAGCTACACCAAACCCTAGCCGCCGTCgtccacacaaaccctaaaaaccctGAACCCTTACGTACTGTGAGGTCGAAGGGACTTTATTGAGGCCTAATGTAAGCACCATATCCTTGGTTTGTATGTTTTTTCAATcttcaatgaatatcgtacttatgCTCAAAATAATTGTATGGATTAAggcattaattatttatagaataaatatttaaggtattaattatttatagaataaacatttcaggtattaattatttatagaataaatatttaatgtCACATCCTCAcctgggcccccaccatatcccaggctcaactccgccgtagcacgatattgttcgctttgggccccgaccacgccctcacagttttgtttctgggaactcacatgagaacttcccagtgggtcacccatcatgggattgctttcgcccaaactcgcttaacttcgaagttccgatggaacctgaagccagtgagctcccaaaagacctcgtgctaggtagagatgggaatatacatatatggcttacaggatcctcacccATGGACAGTGTGGGATGTTTCatttaaggtattaaatattttctaaatatttgtttgtaattataaagtttacgtaaacatagatatatgtgtttacgtaaactttataattacaaTCATTCCATTTGTCGGTAAATATATTGTGTGACGCTATGTTCATCGTGTAAGATGACTTTGTGCGATGAATAGCAAATGCTTGTCACGCAAAGCACGGGAGAAGGTTCTGGCAAAAAGAAACTTGTAGTGCGATCAAAGAGGTATCGATGGAAGCAAGTGTTGTACTTTTAAGGAAAAAATATGGTTGAAGCGTACGCCGAATTTAGGTATGACATTGGGAAAAAGTCCATGCTGAAGGAGTTATCGGTAAGTTTGTAGTAAATAATgaacaattatttttgttaaaacataatattttttaaattactaatttcTTGGGATGTTGATGAAACCCATGAGAAGCAACAAATTTATGTGGATGGGCTTTTCAAGCAGAGTTTCCGGCAGTGGAAGCTGGATGTGTTGCGGGCAAGGGAGGATTGAAGTTGAGGAAGATTTTGTGGActttatatttaaattaattaataaatttatgtgtgtgggatagagagggggaagctagccaaatgtgggattccatggctagttgtatccgaaaattagcaaaagaggtattaggagagtccaagggctttgccccacaccaaaaggaatcttggtggtggaatgaggaggtacaaacaaaggtgaaggctaagaaggaatgttgtaaagccttatacaaggagaggactgatgaaaatggtgaaaggtatagaaaagcgaagcaagaggcgaagaaagctgtcagagaagctaagttagcggcttacgacgatatgtataaacgactagataccaaagaaggagagttggatatctataaactatctagagcaagggaaaagaagacaagggacctaaaccaagtgaggtgcatcaaggatgaggatggaaaggttcttgctacagagaacgcggttaaagacagatggagaggttattttcataatcttttcaatgaaggacatgaaatgagtgcttctttaggggagttgagtaactcagaagagtgtagaaactactctttttatcgtcgaatccggaaggaagaagtggttgtagctttgaagaagatgaagcataaaaaagcaataggcccagacgatataccaatcgaagtgtggaaacttttgggagagacaggtataacatggctcactgaccttttcaataggattttgaaaacgaagaagatgccaaatgagtggcgaatgagcactttggtgcctatctacaagaataagggcgacgtacaaaattgcatgaactataggggtattaagctaatgagtcatacaatgaagctctgggagagagtcattgagcatagattgaggcaagagacacgggtttcggacaaccaattcgggttcatgccagggcgctcaaccatggaggcaatctatctcttacgaagattgatggaaagatatagagatgggaaaaaggatttacacatggtctttatagatttggaaaaagcgtatgatagggtcccaagagacattctttggaggattttagagaagaaaggagtacgagtagcatatatccaagctataaaggatatgtatgaaggagcaaagactgccgtaagaactcatgaaggacaaaccgaaagctttcctataactgtaggattacatcaaggctcatccttaagtccttacctttttgcgttggtaatggatgagttaacacgacatattcaagatgatattccttggtgtatgcttttcgcagacgatatagtgttgatagatgaaactcaggaaggggtaaatgcaaagcttaacctttggagagaagtgttggaatctaaaggtcttcgcctaagccgatcaaagacagaatatatggagtgcaagttcagtgcaaatggaggccaaaacgagttaggggtgaggatcggagatcaagaaataccaaagagcgaccgttttcgttacctaggatctatcttgcaaaagaacggagaattagatgaagatctcaaccatagaatacaagctggatggatgaagtggaagagtgcatccggcgtattgtgtgaccgccgtatgccactgaagctcaagggaaaattttataggacggcaataaggccggcgatgctgtatggcacagaatgttgggcggtgaaacatcaacacgtacacaaaatgggtgtagcggagatgaggatgcttcgttggatgtgtgggcacacgagaaaggataagattaggaatgaggatatccggggtaaagtaggagtagccgaaattgaaggaaagatgagagaaaatcggttacggtggtttggacatgtgcaaagaaggcctactgacgttccgattagaagatgcgactatgggacagaggttcagggccgaaggggtagaggaagacctaggaaaactttggaagagactctaagaaaagacttagagtacttggatctaacgaaggacatgacacaggatcgagcacaatggcgttctaagattcatatagccgatcccactcagtgacttggattttccaagtctccaaccgagaagttttcctcactcgggaaattaagggaacactaccccaacctacatgctccactcagaaagcttcaacatacaagctttaacaaaagaaaattcaaagaacttagcgaagaaggctttggtgtatttaacacaatacgttgaaatgaaggaaagcttatttattgatatcctcgataagctacaaatatgtacatatacatgagtcaaaataagcacacaagagggagccttcacaaaggttgcttaggagaagtctcagcagtcggtagagccccagaaagagaaggcaccggagggggatcatttggagcctcagtactggacagaaccctagaaggaggaggcatcagaggttgatcatttggagcttcattacgcggtacagccccagaagacgaaggcaataaatgtctttggaacaaacccacaaatctctgatgatcaagtaaaacctgaccatcagtttccttcatctggtcaagcttcctcttcatgtttgtagcatagtcatgtgcgagccggtgcaactgtttattctcatgcttgagccctctaatctcctgtttgagactcatcacttcagctgccaatgattcaacttggcgggttcgagcaaataggcgttgggccatattagacacagaacctgcacactgaacactgagagccagcgaatccttaacagctaactcatcagaccgtttggaaagtagtctgttatctttgggagtgagaaggttcctggccactaccgcagcggtcatatcattcttcatcacggaatccccaacggtaagaggaccagtaggggagacgaaggatgggcgccatatgttgtctggagaaggcggggctgcctcttcaacaaggttcaagtcaaaacgacggtcggaggggccagacattttcaaaggtgttgaagagagaagaggtcggacaaatcaagatcttagaagtgcaagaatgaagcttctactggtggagattcaagtgtgctttggaacttaatgccagcccctataaaaatctgcactcgacgaagcttcagaaatcgaagaggcgcctgctcagaaatcgaagaggcgtttgctttctcaaaagctgggctgcttagagatcacgagggttgatctcagaaatcgaagaggcgtttgctttctcaaaagttgggctgctcaaagaccacgaaggccgatctcaaaaatcgaagatgcgctcgctttctcaaaagctgggctccccagagaccacgagggccgatctcagaaatcgaagaggcacctacttttccagccttttccagccttgtcagcacctgtcacacgcacactcagttttgcggaaattatgggcattctgtcaaagacttctggggaagtagaaaacacatgaatcttactgttcaatcacccacttcccacacgcaacaatagctcatgggtaccacagataactttgccaaagttctctgccaaagttgagcacgtgaagcttgcagctcccactacatcgctctaaccaagaagggtaaaagaatagcaaagaaacagcactaacaaagtttagacccataaattttgaaggtctagctaccatattattacccacaagggtaaaggaacagtaccactgctggataattggaaagtccctgtgtgtcaacctctgtgcttcgtggcaaggtagactagtaaacatgcccaacctttactcacattcgagaaaacactcccaataagattgcttgctccaaaatcgaagaggcaccgtcctccgaatctcgagagccagactcccaacatgactactttcttaaaaatcgaagagagggtaaaggaacagtaccattgctggataattggaaagtccctgtgtgtcaacctctgtgcttcgtggcaaggtagactagcaaacatgcccaacctttactcacattcgagaaaacactcccaacaagattgcttgctccaaaatcgaagaggcaccgccctccgaatctcgagagccagactcccaacatgattactttctcaaaaatcgaagagacactgctccccgaatctcgagagccagacccccagcatgattgctttctcaaaaatcgatgaggcatcgttctccgaatcaatcgaagaggcgctcgctttctcaaaagctgggctgctcagagaccacgagggccgatctcaaaaatcgaagaggcacttacttttctagccttgtcagcacctgtcacacgcacactcagctttgcagaaattatgggcattctgtcgaagacttctggtgaagtagaaagcacatgaatcttactgttcaatcacccacttcccacacgcaacaatagctcatgggtaccacaaataactttgccaaagttctctgccaaagttgagcacgtgaagcttgcagctcccactacatcgctctgaccaagaaaggtaaaagaatagcaaagaaacagcactaacaaaagtttagacacataaattttgaaggtctagctaccatattattacccacaactgtaaaggaacagtaccactgctggataattggaaagtccctgtgtgtcaacctctgtgcttcgtggcaaggtagactagcaaacatgcccaacctttactcacattcgagaaaacactcccaataagattgcttgctccaaaatcgaagaggcaccgtcctccgaatctcgagagccagactcccaacatgactactttctcaaaatcgaagagagggtaaaggaacagtaccattgctggataattggaaagtccctgtgtgtcaacctttgtgcttcgtggcaaggtagactagcaaacatgcccaacctttactcacattcgagacaacactcccaacaagattgcttgctccaaaatcgaagaggcatcgccctccgaatctcgagagccagactcccaacatgattacttcctcaaaaatcgaagagacactgctctccgaatctcgagagtcatacccccagcatgattgctttctcaaaaatcgaagaggcatcgttctccgaatctcgagagccagataccacagaccactttttcaaagtgctctgacagagttaaaacatgtgaaactggcagctcccactaccgtgctatg of Malus sylvestris chromosome 6, drMalSylv7.2, whole genome shotgun sequence contains these proteins:
- the LOC126625433 gene encoding uncharacterized protein LOC126625433, which codes for MNAKLLKPYSEEEVCVALFQMHPSKALGPDGHFLQNKRWGRKGSFALKLDLSKAYDRVEWNFLEAMMLSFLFGKAKLEECAEVQHILDMFCQASGQEINLGKSSIAFFANVTGCEQQGLAHFFGVQLVEQHERYLGLLTFVGRSKWQTFAYIKERVHKRLCGWKGKCLSGAGREFLVEVVAQALPSYAMNCFLIPKTFCDDLHQLMARFWWGSDPDSRKIHWKSWDKLCLAKPEGGMGLQNLYVFNLTVLEKQGWFIL